The Clavelina lepadiformis chromosome 3, kaClaLepa1.1, whole genome shotgun sequence region AGTAGATTTGTATGCAAATTGTTAGTGTTTGCAGTCATGCCCATAAGGTTCATTTCCATATCCATGAGTTCTATACCTTGGACAGTAATCTTATTTCCATTTGTTGTCAAAAGTCACCATTTGTAGAAAGTTGAAAAAGCATACTattgatttaaacattttgtgaggGTGACCTGTGGAATCATTTCTTGCAACACTGTCATAAAAGTTTTGCTACAGTGACTTGAGGACACTCTTGTACcaatctttgtttttattacacATCGAATTCATTGTTGCCAAGCTGTCCTTGAGTCGTTTTTCACATTTGGTTGTAGTGGAATAAAAGTCAAAAGATGTTTTTTCATTATGAACTTTTCTACCAGGCACATATTTTTCCTGGTTACTTAGcataaaatataatttctCAGCATCATCCATAAGTGAATATGTACAAGATACAAGCTCCAACAATTCCAAAGGTATGTCACTTTTTGAACAGTAGTTGAAATGTGcaaagtaatatttttgtgCGTTTTTGTGACAAATAAGGTCTTTTTCTATTTGCTTTACGATTGGAGTAAACATGtcataattttttgaaaagttgtaTGCATTGCACTTTTCCCAAAGGTCTTTAGCCCCAGGTGACCAAATCACAAGAATTTTGTCAGCTTCTTTCATTCTTTTAAACATCCACTGTTCTCGTGTTTCATATGTTTCTAGTTGCTCCCAGAGATgaatttttacaataaatcCCAAGTCCTCTTGAAGGTAACTtgcaaatatgtttaaaatttccaTATGTTTTTCATGTTCATCAGTGGAAATGATGTAAAGTTTCGTTTGAATCCTGTTTTCAACGTCAGCTTCTGAACAGTGTGTTTTGTTGACCAAATTTTGCCTACTTATAGAGTAGCCAAGACAAATCACGATGAAAACAAGTGAAGTGCATATCGCTAATATGATATAGATCCGGTGATGTTCATTTTGGTCAATATATTCAGTTGACAAGTTGAGTTGATATTTTGATATATTCTGAACTTTgcaatcaaaggtttgtcgttttcttttgtaatatttttctgAGCCCcataaaacaaaagtatatGTTACTGTAAAATCTTctacttcaaatattttctgtcCCTTAGATGGCCAGTTGTTTTCACTCCACAATTCTTCTTCTGGTTTAAATTGTATGCTTTTTCCTTTAACAATAAGCAGAGTTGCAGTATCTCCATATTCTTGAGGAAcattataaaaaagtaaaacctTTTTATCTCTGCAAAATGTCCTGTTCACTTCTACTTGGATCTTTGTCTGCGTGGTTGCACTTGTTGTTTTGTAAGTAAACATGCACACTGCACAAATTATTGGCAGGTACTTGATATGCATATATCTCTTCCTGAACTTCCAGGTCTGTTCTTGTAAATTGATATTCTTCTGTTTATTCTGTTGGATGTTTCCAACTTTGTCTGTGTAATCATTTCTGTTAATATGATGATATGTTGTTGTGaagtattttttatataagtAGATTGATAACAACAGTTAATCTTTAACAAACTGCTATTGCAATCAACTTTCCACAGCGTGCTGTGTAAGTACTTAGATTTATGGTAAATACACGTGGCATCCATGAAGAGGTTGTGTGATGGAACTAAGCACACAATTATCCATCTATATAAGTACGTATAGTGTTTGCTTTGGATCGCGTGGATACGATTCACATTTTTGTTAAGGTGTTATGACTGAATCCAATATGTTGACAACTTTTAGAGTACCtcttacttttttaataattaattaagttTGGCAAACACTAATTTAAAGTACTGATGACTTAAAGTAcagttattttaacaaaatgtcaATATTTGTTCAAGCTCTTGTGAAAGCACGCAATGATAAATTGAACACACAAATGCTGCAatgataaatttcaaaacgaATATGATAGATAGTATGGgttacaataaaggattttgTGTTGCTTGTATGCCTAACAGCCAGCTACATTTATTCAGTGGTTATTTGATGAACTTTAATCAATATAAATCAGGAAACTAATCAATAATTTACTTTGAGTTTGGTATCCACCCTTAAACTTTCATTGCTAAAGCACCATCACTTCTACCTTTCTCTAAATTGTTGTGCTATACTAATGATTAGCTCTACATTTTTGCTCCCTCAGTTAATGCCAAGAAAAATAGAATATGATACattaaataagtaaatttttaacaatgcaTTTTTTAACTTTCCTTGAgctaattaaaattaaatgcaGATTACAACAGGTGCTAATGTGAGTAAGCGTGCATGATTTAGCCTTTTTATTTAGTCTCACCCGTAATTTTGCAGTGCTTATTTTAGCAAAGGAACTGATAGATTGTATTTGCTGTATTTGCAGGAAAATGaagcaaagaaatgttttgtgttattttatttgatttgttttacaGTAGTTGAAATTATGcataatttttgcaacaattgCTGTTTACTAGTTAGGTTTAAATTCTgtagcacatgaaccaaaacataaaaatcagCAATTGccaacaaccaaaaatgaaacaCGTGAAGCAACCACGTCAGTGGCATATTACTTCCTACACCCACATACTTTAGCATGCCAtgataaaacaattatttaaaTAACCATTTCCTGCTTATagataaacacaaaaatagaATGTAGGTCATTTTAATCTACCAATACGTTGTTTCAAGTGAACATACATTGCTTTCATTACATTGTCATTTCTGGGGcttgatatattttttatgtcTATAGTGCTACTTTGTGGGACTCCTGGCAGTCAAATATTCTGATATAATATCTCCTTTTTTGATAGCTTAGTGGTTACCTTTTTTCCAACCTGTGCAGTTTGTGCTCTGTTGCcctaaaataataattagcatGTAGATGGAACCACAAGTAGATTGTTTTATTAAAGCAGTGATATTTATTTCACACCAGTTTTGCAAGTCATGTATTACAATAGTCAAGTAGCAATGGTCAAGTATTAATATTATATACAATGTTTTTACACcactttgacaaaaaatcaCAGAAATGCTGGACTTAAACACAGAATATATATTCGATGGCAAAGAATATACACTTTACTTGTGGCTACTGTGGTAATGTGCCACTTCTCGTAATAACTAAACTTTTATAGTGCAATATAAGTTAGTAAACAACACTACAACAAATGGGGGCTTAGAATTGAAGAACATGCAAATTATAAACAGTGAAAAAACTGACATAACCGTGAGTTGGACATATTGGCTTTGAAATTGACAACAacaaaggtaaataataagcATTGATATAAATGACACAGTGTATAGATTTTGTGCATACTGAGACTGAGTCAAAATCatagataataattatatCCTTCAAGAAAAGCATAAAACATGACATATAGAGCAAATGACAAGCTAGGAAATAGCACTTAACAAACACAAttctgaaaacaaagaaagtgcTGGATAACTAGAATTAATCATTAAAGAGTTAATtctattattaaaataaatgctgcaaatattttatccTAAGTTAAATGAGACATTCTAGTGCTTTCATCTAAAACCAAAAATTACCACTGAAAGTGGAAAACGGAAAGCATCAGTGATTTGTGAGATCTACTATATAGAAGGTCTttcacagaaaataaaaatcagtTATTAGTATGCGAGAGGTAAAGAACATGTAAACCAAAAGCATAAAGCATACACATAAAATATGTGATTTGACAAGTGTGCATGTTTGTGTCCAGtgaattaaaaacatttaatgttGAAATTTGTGGAAAAATTGTTGACTAACATGAGTTGCCCATGTTTATTTCTTTGAGTTTTTTCACTGGATTTCCTTCATTACTAACTGGTGCCAGTTTTATAGGAGAACATGGCACAAGATTCTGACGGAAAGCAGAGATTATGTTCTCTTCATATGGCATTGTTGATTCAGTATCATTCCTATGATGCAAAGGGGTGGTATCTGATGGTGTCTCCTCACCAATGGTAGACATACTCAGGTAAAAGCTTGATTTTGCACTGTTGTAGGTTGTCACACTTTGGGTGTTACCATAATTACAGTGTGCTTCATGGTCACTGCCATTTCTATGCTCCTTGTTATCTGCGTTAATTGGGACATTTCCAGGGTGTACAATTGGTATAATATTTTTCCATGGGCCTTGAGGAATACGGCTGTGAGTGTGGAGTGATTGTGGAgttgtaaaaatacaatttttataatgttttttgcTTTCATTATTCTTGTACCAGTTGGAATCAATTTTCGCGATGCTGTGCATAGCAGCAATGGTGGCATTCAATGCTGATCCAAATTTTTGGTTGGCGTAGGCATCAAAAGATACATTTTCATAGTTACATCTTTTACCAGGAATATATTGTTCTTCATCCACTAGTCGAAAGTAAAGTTCTTTAAAGTCTTTCATCAAATTAAACCGAGTAATAGAGATGTCTGTTGGTAAAACTTCATCCGTACAATAGTCAAAGTAAGCAAAAAAATACTTTCCGTGATGTTTCTTATAAACAACGTCTTCCTGGATATGCCTTATAATCGTAGTAAAGACACTGGGAGTTTCATCCATACTTGTATTGTGTTGATACCATGCTATTTTTGCCGCTGGTGACCACACAGCAATAACTTTATCACACTTAATGGAATTTGATATCCAGTCTGATAACTTTTCGATTGCTATGGTACTTTCCCAAGGCATAAATACAACATCAAAACCCAAATCACCCTGAAGGTACTGAGCAAATGTCACCACAACTTCTTCATGTTTTGGATGATCAGGATTAAATACTAAGAGTATCCTTGTcttttttgtcttattttgaCCTTGCTGCAAAGGTCCAGCATACAAATTCGGTTTGTGTGGTTTGTTGCTGACAAGAGGTGgcttttttaaagcaaaatgtaaaaatttccCTGCcagtattaaaaataaaattgcgcTAATACCTGGTGTCACTGTAAGAATTAACTGTCTTACCGTAGCAGTTTTTTCACATTGCTCAAATGAAATAACTGTGAAagcttttttatctttaagGGCAGAACCCCATGCTGCCAGCGTAAAGTTATTCAGCTTTCTAAAGCTTTTTGGTACCTGTAGCGGGATAACTGAATCGAACAACGCACTTTTCCAAGTTTTGCATAGCTTTTTTTGATCCTCAGCCACTGCACAAAACTCAAAAATGGCCGTGTTGCCAAACATGTTGGGAATGTTGAAAGAATAATTTACAGCTCTTTCAGCACAATTTATTTCATGTACTTTTATCCATAGATGTTTTCTGATAATGCATGCTTGCACATCTACCATATGGCTGTCTGTGCATGGAGGGATAGAAATATCAATAGACAAGTGGTCATTGTAAGCATCTGTTGGAAGACTGCTAATGCTCACTGAAAACTTATCACCAGGTATCACTGCTGGAAACTGACTTAGCAATTGGGAACagtcaaaatgaaaaattacaggtaaatgtttttcaaaagatAGCTGAAtattaaaacagtaaaatatttctttcttCCACAGT contains the following coding sequences:
- the LOC143450766 gene encoding interleukin-17 receptor A-like, with amino-acid sequence MLSELVCFYACLLWYAKCHSVQQSCTGNCSSTSFSNKKEMSTGNLISCSIQDKQCSTRAINGPQNKPYQVSEVLPAYYLTRDMWYLHRDGLETKVALNFSWTPAADDTIGNLQGYRILISKLLPNREILWKKEIFYCFNIQLSFEKHLPVIFHFDCSQLLSQFPAVIPGDKFSVSISSLPTDAYNDHLSIDISIPPCTDSHMVDVQACIIRKHLWIKVHEINCAERAVNYSFNIPNMFGNTAIFEFCAVAEDQKKLCKTWKSALFDSVIPLQVPKSFRKLNNFTLAAWGSALKDKKAFTVISFEQCEKTATVRQLILTVTPGISAILFLILAGKFLHFALKKPPLVSNKPHKPNLYAGPLQQGQNKTKKTRILLVFNPDHPKHEEVVVTFAQYLQGDLGFDVVFMPWESTIAIEKLSDWISNSIKCDKVIAVWSPAAKIAWYQHNTSMDETPSVFTTIIRHIQEDVVYKKHHGKYFFAYFDYCTDEVLPTDISITRFNLMKDFKELYFRLVDEEQYIPGKRCNYENVSFDAYANQKFGSALNATIAAMHSIAKIDSNWYKNNESKKHYKNCIFTTPQSLHTHSRIPQGPWKNIIPIVHPGNVPINADNKEHRNGSDHEAHCNYGNTQSVTTYNSAKSSFYLSMSTIGEETPSDTTPLHHRNDTESTMPYEENIISAFRQNLVPCSPIKLAPVSNEGNPVKKLKEINMGNSC